The following proteins are encoded in a genomic region of Novosphingobium sp. PP1Y:
- a CDS encoding glycoside hydrolase family 1 protein yields MIDRRNLIASAAAFGASAAMTGSSALARTAKPKPIDPKFPQGFLWGAATAAHQVEGNNINADLWPIENAPGTTFADRSGDAANSFELWRADLDLVKGMGLNSYRFSLEWARIEPDEGYFSNAMLDHYKAMIDGCRERGLNPVVTFNHFTTPRWFAAKGGWHHPDSPALFARFCDRAARHLSQGMALATTLNEPNLVGVIGEILPPQLVAGDKATQETVAKQLGVPLYSPGVALYVKDPKTYRANMMEAHRLGVAAIKAMRSDLDVGVSLAIIDDQAAGKHSMRDAIRERYYGEWLRLAAHTCDFIGVQNYERKVWNDKGALPPPADAPRNAAGAEVWPGSLAGAVRYAWEATKLPVYVTEHGVNTDDDALRQWLIPAALTELKRAMDEGVPVRGYFHWSLIDNFEWGFGYHHHFGLHSFDHETFKRTAKPSAAVLGMIARANSL; encoded by the coding sequence ATGATCGATCGCCGCAATCTGATCGCGTCGGCCGCGGCGTTCGGCGCTTCTGCCGCCATGACCGGCAGCAGTGCCCTGGCCCGCACTGCCAAACCGAAGCCCATCGATCCGAAATTTCCGCAAGGTTTCCTCTGGGGCGCCGCCACAGCCGCGCATCAGGTCGAAGGCAACAATATCAATGCCGACCTCTGGCCGATCGAGAACGCGCCAGGAACGACCTTTGCGGATCGTTCGGGCGATGCGGCCAACAGCTTCGAGCTCTGGCGGGCAGATCTCGATCTGGTGAAGGGCATGGGCCTCAATTCCTATCGCTTCAGCCTCGAATGGGCACGGATCGAGCCCGATGAAGGGTACTTCTCCAACGCCATGCTCGATCACTACAAGGCAATGATCGATGGCTGCCGGGAACGGGGGCTCAACCCCGTCGTCACATTCAACCACTTCACCACGCCGCGCTGGTTTGCTGCCAAGGGGGGTTGGCACCACCCGGATTCCCCGGCGCTCTTCGCCCGTTTCTGCGACCGCGCCGCGCGCCATCTGTCGCAGGGCATGGCGCTTGCCACTACCCTCAACGAGCCCAACCTTGTAGGCGTGATCGGCGAGATCCTTCCGCCCCAGCTCGTGGCCGGCGACAAGGCGACGCAGGAAACCGTCGCGAAGCAACTGGGCGTGCCTCTCTATTCGCCTGGCGTTGCACTCTATGTGAAGGACCCGAAGACCTACCGCGCCAACATGATGGAAGCGCACAGGCTAGGCGTGGCTGCGATCAAGGCGATGCGCAGCGATCTCGACGTCGGGGTCAGCCTCGCGATCATCGACGATCAGGCGGCGGGCAAGCATTCGATGCGCGATGCGATCCGCGAGCGCTACTATGGCGAGTGGCTGCGCCTTGCGGCGCACACCTGCGATTTCATCGGCGTGCAGAACTATGAACGCAAGGTCTGGAACGACAAGGGCGCGCTTCCCCCACCCGCCGATGCCCCCCGTAATGCTGCGGGCGCAGAAGTCTGGCCAGGCTCGCTCGCCGGTGCGGTGCGCTATGCCTGGGAAGCGACCAAGCTACCGGTCTACGTTACCGAACATGGCGTCAACACCGACGACGATGCCTTGCGCCAGTGGCTGATCCCGGCGGCGTTGACCGAGCTCAAGCGCGCGATGGACGAGGGTGTTCCGGTCCGAGGCTATTTCCACTGGTCGCTGATCGACAACTTCGAATGGGGCTTCGGCTATCACCACCACTTCGGCCTGCACTCCTTCGACCACGAGACCTTCAAACGGACGGCCAAGCCGAGCGCAGCGGTGCTAGGCATGATCGCGCGGGCCAATAGCCTGTGA
- a CDS encoding amidohydrolase family protein, with amino-acid sequence MLDVLIKGGEVVDGTGRPRFEADIGIVDGRIVAVGEVSDPARRTIDATGLLVTPGWVDIHTHYDGQATWDMLLDPSFSSGVTTAILGNCGVGFAPVARGDEGRLIDLMDGVEEIPGGALHAGLAWNWSSFPEYLDVLDSRPRSFDIGCYLPHGPLRLYVLGDKVGCGRKADADEIARMAGLVDQAMEAGAFGVSSSRTSVHRTIHGDMTPDFEADREELTAIARVVAQHRGVMEFAPSGVVGEDPQGLRAEMAMFDRIVAETGVDLHMLLLQPNLDPDYWQEQLDWAARINAGGHSRVFGQVSGRSIGALLSFFGTHPFMERPGFREVKDTLSRDKWLGALADPQVKARILRETDPEGTFGAFLNQHWNNCFDLGETANYEPDASVNVTVLAAAAGTTAQSYVYDMMLKTSRHPRLLLAINNYVGGGLDKLKPMIEHPATVLGASDAGAHVMTICDGSMNSFMLTHWARDRSRGPIIPLEQVVRMMSHDTARSMGIADRGTLEPGMRADINVIDFDKLELGKPTIVDDLPQGASRLLQPVSGYRMTMVNGAITREYDEPTGAMPGRLLRHKAGNGALSQRDRARASVPATHEA; translated from the coding sequence ATGCTCGACGTACTCATCAAGGGCGGCGAAGTCGTCGACGGTACGGGGCGGCCGCGTTTTGAGGCGGACATTGGCATTGTCGATGGTCGCATCGTCGCAGTGGGAGAGGTGTCCGACCCCGCCCGGCGGACCATTGACGCTACTGGCCTGCTCGTCACCCCTGGTTGGGTGGACATCCACACGCATTACGACGGCCAGGCTACATGGGACATGCTGCTCGACCCGTCATTCAGTTCGGGCGTGACAACCGCGATCCTGGGCAATTGCGGTGTCGGCTTCGCACCGGTTGCGCGAGGAGATGAGGGGCGCCTGATCGATCTCATGGACGGAGTGGAGGAAATACCCGGGGGTGCCCTCCACGCCGGACTGGCGTGGAATTGGTCCAGCTTCCCCGAATATCTGGACGTTCTGGACTCCAGGCCACGCAGTTTCGATATCGGCTGCTATCTGCCTCATGGGCCGCTACGGCTATACGTGCTGGGCGACAAGGTTGGCTGCGGACGCAAGGCCGATGCCGATGAGATCGCGCGCATGGCCGGACTTGTTGACCAGGCAATGGAAGCCGGCGCCTTCGGGGTATCCAGCTCGCGCACTTCAGTTCACCGCACCATACACGGTGACATGACTCCCGACTTCGAGGCAGACCGTGAGGAATTGACGGCGATTGCCCGTGTCGTCGCCCAGCATCGCGGTGTCATGGAGTTCGCGCCCTCAGGCGTAGTCGGTGAAGATCCACAGGGCCTGCGAGCCGAGATGGCGATGTTCGACAGGATCGTCGCGGAAACCGGCGTCGACCTGCACATGTTGTTGCTGCAACCCAACCTCGATCCGGACTATTGGCAGGAACAGCTCGACTGGGCTGCCCGCATCAACGCGGGCGGACACTCGCGCGTTTTCGGGCAAGTCAGCGGACGCAGTATCGGCGCGCTGCTCAGCTTCTTCGGCACGCACCCGTTCATGGAGCGCCCGGGCTTTCGCGAGGTGAAGGATACCCTGTCGCGCGACAAGTGGCTTGGAGCGCTTGCCGACCCACAGGTCAAGGCGCGCATCCTGCGCGAGACCGACCCGGAAGGTACCTTCGGCGCGTTCCTCAATCAGCACTGGAACAATTGTTTCGATCTGGGGGAAACGGCCAACTACGAACCCGATGCCAGTGTAAACGTCACCGTCCTCGCCGCTGCTGCGGGCACCACTGCGCAGTCATACGTATACGACATGATGCTGAAGACCAGCCGGCATCCGCGCCTGCTGCTTGCAATCAACAATTACGTCGGCGGCGGTCTGGATAAACTCAAGCCGATGATCGAGCATCCCGCCACCGTCCTCGGTGCATCGGATGCAGGCGCTCATGTGATGACCATCTGCGACGGTTCCATGAACAGCTTCATGCTGACCCACTGGGCCCGCGATCGATCGCGCGGTCCGATCATTCCCCTGGAGCAGGTGGTGCGCATGATGTCGCACGATACTGCGCGTTCCATGGGCATCGCCGACCGTGGGACGCTGGAGCCCGGGATGCGCGCAGACATCAATGTCATCGATTTCGACAAGCTCGAGCTAGGCAAGCCCACCATAGTCGACGATCTGCCGCAGGGCGCCAGCAGACTGCTTCAACCCGTGAGCGGTTATCGCATGACGATGGTAAATGGTGCCATCACCCGTGAGTATGACGAGCCCACCGGCGCGATGCCCGGTCGCCTGCTTCGGCATAAGGCCGGAAACGGCGCACTGTCGCAGCGCGACCGGGCGCGCGCGAGCGTGCCGGCTACGCACGAAGCGTAA
- a CDS encoding glycoside hydrolase family 127 protein has product MPATDFSGHSRRDLLVSTGLAGATAGLATILPATALAAQKAGTQVKPARLEPFDLSDVTLEEGPFLHAQRLTEAYLLRLQPDRLLHNFRVNAGLAPRAAVYGGWESDEIWADINCHGHTLGHYLSACALAFRSTNDRRFKQRVDYIANELAACQKATGSGLVCAFPDGPALLTAHLRGDKITGVPWYTLHKVYAGLRDGALLADSTVSREVLIRLADWGVVATRPLTDGQFETMLATEHGGMNEVYADLYAMTGNEDYRELSQRFSHKAVMDPLVQGRDLLDGMHANTQVPKIVGFQRVYEITGDDRYAQAANFFFRTVAHTRSFATGGHGDNEHFFAMADFDRHVFSAKGSETCCQHNMLKLARLLFMQDPNADYADYYERTLYNGILASQDPDSGMVTYFQGARPGYMKLYHTPEHSFWCCTGTGMENHVKYRDSIYFHDERSLYVNLFVPSSVAWKEKGAELIQRTAFPEKPTTGLQWKLRAPAKIALQLRHPRWSRTAVVRVNGQEVARSATAGSYVEVARTWKDGDRVELQLEMEPTVESAPAAPDIVAFTYGPIVLAGALGREGLAPDADIIVNERKIGEYNKSDVAVPTIAGDPRLVAQRLRPGAAPLEFAIAAEDGSPIRLIPYHRIAHERYATYWRVKPAEA; this is encoded by the coding sequence ATGCCCGCAACCGATTTTTCAGGGCATTCGCGCCGCGATCTGCTCGTCAGCACAGGTCTTGCGGGGGCGACTGCGGGCCTTGCCACGATCCTGCCTGCGACAGCTCTTGCGGCGCAGAAGGCGGGAACGCAGGTCAAGCCCGCGCGGTTGGAACCGTTCGACCTGTCGGATGTGACCCTGGAGGAAGGGCCTTTCCTCCACGCCCAGCGCCTGACCGAAGCCTATCTGCTTCGCCTCCAGCCCGACCGGTTGCTGCATAATTTCAGAGTCAATGCGGGGCTTGCGCCAAGGGCAGCGGTCTACGGCGGATGGGAATCGGACGAGATCTGGGCCGACATCAACTGTCATGGCCATACCCTGGGGCATTACCTGTCGGCCTGCGCGCTGGCCTTTCGCTCGACGAACGACAGGCGCTTCAAACAGCGTGTCGATTATATTGCGAATGAGTTGGCCGCATGCCAGAAAGCGACCGGCTCGGGGCTTGTCTGCGCATTCCCGGACGGCCCGGCGCTTCTGACAGCACACCTTCGTGGAGACAAGATCACCGGGGTCCCCTGGTACACGCTACACAAGGTCTACGCGGGCTTGCGCGACGGCGCGCTGCTTGCCGACAGCACGGTTTCCCGCGAGGTACTGATCCGACTGGCGGACTGGGGCGTGGTGGCCACACGGCCACTGACCGATGGGCAGTTCGAGACGATGCTGGCGACCGAACATGGCGGCATGAACGAAGTCTACGCCGATCTTTATGCCATGACCGGCAACGAGGACTACCGGGAACTGTCGCAGCGCTTCTCGCACAAGGCGGTCATGGACCCGCTGGTCCAGGGCCGTGACCTGCTCGACGGGATGCACGCCAATACACAAGTGCCCAAGATCGTCGGATTCCAGCGCGTCTACGAGATAACGGGCGACGACCGCTACGCGCAGGCGGCCAACTTCTTCTTCCGCACGGTAGCGCATACCCGCTCCTTCGCGACGGGCGGACATGGCGATAACGAGCATTTCTTCGCGATGGCCGATTTCGACAGGCACGTCTTCTCGGCCAAGGGCTCCGAAACGTGCTGCCAACATAACATGCTGAAGCTGGCGCGACTGTTGTTCATGCAGGATCCGAACGCCGATTACGCAGACTATTACGAACGCACGCTTTACAACGGCATCCTTGCCTCGCAGGATCCGGACAGCGGCATGGTCACCTATTTCCAGGGCGCGCGGCCAGGCTACATGAAGCTCTATCACACGCCAGAGCACAGCTTCTGGTGCTGCACCGGAACGGGCATGGAGAACCATGTCAAATACCGGGACTCGATCTATTTCCACGACGAACGCTCGCTCTACGTGAACCTGTTCGTACCGTCCTCCGTCGCCTGGAAGGAGAAGGGTGCGGAACTGATCCAGCGCACGGCCTTCCCCGAAAAACCGACGACCGGCCTGCAATGGAAATTGCGCGCGCCTGCCAAGATCGCCTTGCAGTTGCGGCACCCGCGCTGGAGCCGAACGGCGGTAGTACGGGTAAACGGGCAGGAGGTCGCGCGGTCGGCAACCGCCGGCAGCTATGTCGAGGTCGCGCGGACCTGGAAAGATGGCGACCGGGTCGAGCTGCAGCTGGAAATGGAGCCCACAGTGGAAAGCGCGCCGGCCGCGCCGGACATTGTCGCCTTTACATACGGCCCGATCGTGCTCGCGGGCGCACTGGGGCGCGAAGGATTGGCGCCGGACGCTGACATCATCGTCAACGAGCGCAAGATCGGCGAATACAACAAGAGCGATGTGGCCGTCCCCACCATTGCAGGCGATCCCCGCCTGGTGGCGCAGCGGCTGAGACCAGGAGCCGCGCCTCTCGAGTTCGCAATTGCGGCAGAGGATGGTTCGCCGATCCGGCTGATTCCCTATCACCGCATCGCGCACGAGCGTTATGCCACCTATTGGCGCGTGAAGCCTGCAGAGGCTTAG
- a CDS encoding glycoside hydrolase family 3 protein, with the protein MKVLRRFVTSLAISCSVALSLAACAAVAEHPVVGAQRIAQPRIDSRSIPVIEVDGLQFRDLDRNGVLTAYEDWRLSPDERAADLLSRMTVEEKAGQMVVANAFSNAPFGQPASGYDMGMVTNMVRAQGITHLNSMLVLPLAQFAQANNAIQEEAEQGRLGVPAVIATDPRHHIASTIGAGVQSGGFSEWPDTTGFAGLGDMTLASQFASTVRRDLRATGISMLLGPQLDLATEPRWARISGSLGESPASAAPLAAVLVEGLQGSADGLTRDGVATVAKHFVGYAAARDGWDAHNRYGRFASVDEAELKEHLKPFEAAFAVHPSAVMPAYTIAQGLTVDGQAVEPVGAAYSKVLVHDLLRTRYGFDGVVLTDWGVTADCGEICRNGFPKGERPTFEGISMAWGVEDLSRPERFARAISVGVDQFGGVMDTGPLLEAIRSGLVTPSQVDAAVGRILRQSFRLGLFEAPFVDPAEAERIAGTPHDKQLARIAQGRAMVRLEDDGRIAGRTSGRVWLRNVDPAAAKAAGYEVVSDPAKADFAVVRTAAPHEMLHPGYFFGSMQHEGSLAFAPGDPDIAAIEALPPGLPLAVSIYLDRPAIVTPLKRRANLLLADFGARDDALFDVLAGRTKAQGTLPFELPSSMDAVMAQRPGTPADSEGPLYPLHYRKTN; encoded by the coding sequence ATGAAAGTCTTGCGTCGTTTCGTTACCAGTTTGGCGATTTCATGCAGCGTCGCACTGAGCCTTGCAGCTTGTGCTGCAGTGGCCGAGCATCCAGTTGTTGGCGCGCAACGGATCGCGCAGCCCCGGATCGACTCGCGGTCCATTCCGGTCATCGAGGTGGACGGTCTGCAATTCCGCGATCTCGACCGGAACGGGGTGCTCACGGCTTACGAAGACTGGCGTCTTTCGCCTGATGAGCGTGCTGCCGATCTTTTGTCACGCATGACCGTCGAGGAGAAGGCCGGGCAGATGGTAGTCGCCAATGCTTTCTCGAACGCACCGTTCGGGCAGCCGGCCAGCGGTTACGACATGGGCATGGTAACGAACATGGTTCGCGCCCAGGGTATTACCCATCTCAACTCGATGCTGGTCCTGCCGCTGGCGCAGTTCGCCCAGGCGAATAACGCGATACAGGAAGAGGCCGAACAGGGCAGGCTCGGTGTTCCTGCCGTCATCGCCACCGATCCGCGCCATCATATTGCCAGCACCATCGGCGCAGGTGTGCAAAGCGGCGGCTTCAGCGAATGGCCCGATACGACCGGCTTCGCCGGTCTGGGCGATATGACCCTTGCCAGTCAGTTTGCGTCGACCGTTCGCCGGGATCTGCGCGCGACGGGCATTTCAATGCTCCTGGGGCCGCAGCTTGATTTGGCAACGGAGCCGCGCTGGGCGCGGATCAGCGGATCGCTTGGCGAGAGCCCGGCCAGTGCGGCGCCGCTTGCGGCAGTGCTGGTGGAGGGCCTGCAAGGCAGCGCGGACGGTCTCACCCGGGATGGCGTCGCAACCGTTGCAAAGCACTTCGTCGGCTATGCGGCAGCCAGGGACGGTTGGGATGCGCATAACCGCTATGGGCGTTTCGCTTCGGTCGATGAAGCCGAACTCAAAGAGCATCTCAAGCCGTTCGAGGCGGCATTTGCGGTGCACCCCTCTGCGGTGATGCCTGCCTATACGATTGCGCAAGGACTGACGGTAGACGGGCAGGCGGTAGAGCCGGTCGGTGCCGCTTACAGCAAGGTGCTGGTCCATGATCTGCTGCGCACCCGCTACGGGTTCGACGGCGTCGTGTTGACCGACTGGGGCGTGACTGCGGACTGCGGCGAGATCTGCCGTAACGGATTTCCCAAGGGTGAGCGCCCCACCTTCGAAGGCATATCGATGGCCTGGGGCGTAGAGGACCTGAGCCGCCCCGAGCGCTTCGCGCGGGCGATCTCTGTAGGGGTCGACCAGTTCGGCGGCGTAATGGATACCGGGCCGCTACTCGAAGCCATTCGCAGCGGCCTTGTCACGCCGTCTCAGGTCGACGCTGCCGTGGGCCGCATTCTGCGCCAGAGCTTTCGTCTGGGCCTGTTCGAGGCCCCCTTCGTAGATCCGGCAGAGGCCGAAAGGATCGCCGGAACGCCGCATGACAAGCAGCTTGCGCGCATCGCCCAGGGCCGTGCGATGGTGCGACTGGAGGATGACGGTCGCATTGCGGGCAGAACTTCCGGACGCGTCTGGCTGCGCAATGTCGATCCGGCCGCTGCCAAGGCTGCCGGGTACGAGGTGGTCTCGGATCCGGCAAAGGCCGACTTTGCGGTGGTGCGCACGGCAGCACCGCACGAAATGCTTCATCCCGGTTATTTCTTCGGTTCGATGCAGCATGAAGGCAGTCTTGCCTTCGCGCCGGGCGATCCGGACATTGCCGCGATCGAGGCGCTTCCGCCAGGTTTGCCGCTGGCCGTTTCGATCTATCTGGACCGGCCGGCCATCGTGACGCCGCTCAAGCGCAGGGCCAATCTGCTTCTCGCTGATTTCGGCGCTCGCGATGACGCGCTTTTTGACGTTCTTGCCGGGCGTACCAAGGCGCAAGGCACGTTGCCGTTCGAGCTTCCCTCCTCAATGGATGCGGTCATGGCACAGCGACCCGGCACGCCTGCCGACAGCGAAGGGCCTCTCTATCCCCTTCACTATCGCAAGACCAACTGA
- a CDS encoding GlxA family transcriptional regulator — translation MVAHAVAAEIGLVLYEHCQAAMVHGMTDLLGVASTFSADRGGPIIRISHWSKARDGTFSRTFDTHEALPGKPAILVVPGRLTGPPDADESAPYARWLLDRHAQGTTLASNCGGAFLLAATGLLSGRRATTHWLFADQLRDRFPEILVDADKIVIEDGDIITAAGLMAWTDLGLRLIDRVLGPTIMVETGKFWLIDPAGREQRHFSSFSPRLTHGDETILKVQHWLQARAVRHLTLADMAAQAQLEERTFQRRFKSATGLKPIEYVQHLRVGKARELLEFTRRTVDQIAWSVGYEDPAAFRRIFSRIQGLTPGEYRTRFSSGAELRIMA, via the coding sequence ATGGTGGCTCATGCTGTGGCAGCTGAAATCGGCCTCGTACTCTATGAGCATTGCCAGGCCGCGATGGTCCATGGGATGACCGATCTGCTCGGCGTGGCTTCGACGTTCTCCGCTGATCGCGGAGGGCCGATCATCCGGATCAGCCACTGGTCGAAAGCACGCGATGGAACCTTTTCGCGCACCTTCGACACGCATGAGGCTCTGCCGGGGAAGCCTGCGATCCTGGTCGTTCCCGGTCGCCTGACCGGACCGCCCGATGCGGACGAGTCTGCGCCCTATGCGCGCTGGCTGCTCGACCGCCATGCGCAGGGCACCACGCTGGCTTCGAATTGCGGCGGCGCCTTCCTGCTGGCAGCGACCGGTCTGCTATCGGGGCGGCGGGCTACGACACACTGGCTGTTCGCCGACCAGTTACGGGACCGCTTCCCCGAAATCCTGGTCGATGCCGACAAGATCGTGATCGAGGACGGCGACATCATCACCGCAGCCGGTCTCATGGCCTGGACCGACCTCGGGCTGCGCCTTATCGACCGCGTACTCGGCCCCACAATCATGGTGGAGACGGGCAAGTTCTGGCTGATCGACCCGGCTGGCCGCGAGCAGCGGCACTTCAGCAGCTTCTCACCCCGCCTGACGCACGGAGACGAAACGATCCTCAAGGTCCAGCATTGGCTGCAAGCGCGGGCGGTGCGTCATCTGACGCTGGCGGACATGGCAGCCCAAGCCCAGCTTGAGGAGCGTACGTTCCAGCGCCGCTTCAAGTCCGCGACCGGCCTCAAGCCGATAGAATATGTCCAGCACCTGCGCGTGGGAAAGGCGCGCGAACTGCTCGAGTTCACCCGCAGGACAGTCGACCAGATCGCCTGGTCGGTAGGCTATGAGGACCCCGCCGCGTTCCGCCGCATCTTCAGCCGTATCCAGGGACTTACGCCCGGTGAATATCGCACGCGCTTCTCCAGCGGGGCAGAGCTCAGGATCATGGCCTAG
- a CDS encoding alpha/beta fold hydrolase, with product MTTITTGDGTRIFFKDWGDKNAQPIVFSHGWPLSADAWDAQMVFFAREGFRTIAHDRRSHGRSDQVWDGNTMDQYADDLAELIETLDLHDVILVGHSTGGGEVTRYIGRHGTGRVAKIALIGAVPPLMLKTEANPGGLPIAAFDAIREGTYANRSQFFLDLTAPFYGFNREGKTINEGLRQEFWREGMMGGLKGQLDSIRAFSASDFHEDLARFDRPTLVIHGDDDQIVPIGASALETIKIVKDAVLKLYEGADHGLAQTHQDRFNADLLAFIRN from the coding sequence ATGACCACTATCACCACCGGGGACGGAACCCGGATTTTCTTCAAGGACTGGGGCGACAAGAACGCTCAGCCGATCGTCTTTTCCCACGGCTGGCCACTGTCGGCCGACGCCTGGGACGCACAGATGGTCTTTTTCGCCCGAGAAGGTTTCCGCACCATCGCTCACGATCGGCGCAGCCATGGCCGTTCAGACCAGGTCTGGGACGGAAACACGATGGACCAGTACGCTGACGACCTTGCGGAATTGATCGAGACGCTGGACCTGCACGACGTCATCCTCGTCGGTCATTCGACCGGTGGCGGCGAAGTCACCCGTTACATCGGCCGCCACGGAACGGGACGCGTGGCGAAAATCGCTCTGATCGGAGCGGTCCCGCCACTTATGCTGAAGACCGAGGCCAACCCTGGCGGGCTTCCCATCGCGGCCTTCGATGCAATCCGCGAGGGCACTTACGCAAATCGCAGCCAGTTCTTCCTGGACCTTACGGCGCCATTTTATGGTTTCAACCGCGAAGGCAAGACGATCAACGAGGGACTGCGTCAGGAGTTCTGGCGCGAAGGCATGATGGGCGGGCTCAAGGGGCAGCTCGATTCGATCCGGGCTTTCTCCGCGAGCGACTTCCACGAAGACCTGGCCAGGTTCGACCGCCCAACCTTGGTAATCCATGGTGACGACGACCAGATCGTCCCGATCGGCGCATCCGCGCTCGAGACGATCAAGATCGTCAAGGACGCCGTTCTCAAGCTCTACGAGGGCGCAGATCACGGTCTCGCCCAGACTCATCAGGACCGGTTCAACGCCGATCTCCTTGCCTTCATCCGCAACTGA
- a CDS encoding SDR family oxidoreductase: MNKGTYLITGASDGIGAVYADRLARRGHDLVLVARRGDRLADLASRLSAKTGVQVEIIAADLADPDGLATVEARLRDDETIIGLVNNAGIAGETTLVDADPAHLTSLVNLNVLAVTRLTAAIAPRLSSGKSGTIINITSVTALMPDGFTAAYPASKAYVLAFTEAVAAELTPKGVRVQAVLPGITRTAIWSDEQMAHVDPEMVMDVDDMVDAALAGLDLGERITIPALPDNSGLEAFLTARGALRPGLSLREPAPRYRL, encoded by the coding sequence ATGAACAAGGGTACTTATCTCATCACCGGAGCCTCCGACGGCATTGGCGCTGTTTATGCCGATCGCCTTGCACGGCGCGGACACGACCTCGTACTTGTCGCACGCCGCGGTGACAGGCTTGCCGACCTCGCCTCTCGCTTGAGTGCGAAGACCGGAGTCCAGGTCGAAATCATCGCCGCCGATCTGGCAGATCCCGATGGCCTAGCAACGGTGGAGGCGCGACTGCGCGATGACGAGACCATCATCGGGCTGGTCAACAATGCGGGAATTGCAGGCGAAACGACGCTGGTCGATGCCGATCCGGCTCATCTGACTTCGCTGGTGAACCTCAATGTCCTTGCCGTAACCCGGCTGACTGCGGCCATCGCACCGCGCCTATCAAGCGGGAAGTCGGGGACCATCATCAACATCACCTCCGTGACAGCGCTGATGCCCGACGGCTTTACGGCAGCCTATCCCGCCAGCAAGGCCTATGTGCTCGCCTTTACAGAGGCAGTTGCGGCAGAATTGACCCCAAAGGGCGTCCGGGTCCAGGCGGTGCTGCCCGGAATCACCCGCACGGCCATCTGGAGCGACGAGCAGATGGCGCATGTCGATCCCGAAATGGTGATGGACGTCGATGACATGGTCGATGCCGCTCTTGCCGGTCTCGACCTCGGCGAACGGATCACGATCCCGGCGTTACCCGACAATTCCGGCCTCGAGGCTTTCCTCACTGCGCGGGGTGCACTGCGCCCGGGTCTTTCCCTGCGCGAGCCTGCCCCCCGCTACCGGCTCTGA
- a CDS encoding alpha/beta hydrolase: MGTSKPTGTIVLIHGAWLNSHSWERVKTRYEAKGFTVIAPDWPLDDRSPEELRAAPSPGLAELGQRQIVDHYERIIKTLPEAPILIGHSLGGVFVQHLLDRGLGSAGVAIDPAPTPGVPIHLRALVSALPVFLDPFSRSKVKTMSRRFFRNRFAQTVTADNADALYDRYIVPTPGRVYWDGIVNPMRIDWTNPARPPLLLISGGKDLIADASMTRAIYREQRRAPSRTEYVEFPFRSHWTLLDEGWEEVADAALAWATTA; the protein is encoded by the coding sequence ATGGGTACCTCCAAGCCGACCGGAACGATCGTACTCATCCACGGCGCCTGGCTGAATTCGCACAGCTGGGAAAGGGTGAAGACCCGTTACGAAGCCAAGGGCTTTACCGTCATTGCACCCGACTGGCCATTGGACGACCGCTCCCCGGAAGAACTTCGCGCGGCGCCATCCCCCGGGCTCGCCGAGCTAGGCCAGCGCCAGATCGTTGACCACTACGAGCGCATCATCAAGACTTTACCGGAGGCACCGATCCTGATCGGCCACTCGCTGGGCGGGGTCTTCGTGCAACATCTGCTCGATCGCGGCCTTGGCTCTGCGGGCGTGGCCATCGACCCTGCGCCCACCCCGGGGGTGCCGATCCACCTGCGCGCACTCGTCTCGGCTCTTCCGGTTTTCCTCGATCCGTTCAGTCGTTCGAAGGTCAAGACGATGTCCCGCCGGTTCTTTCGCAATCGGTTCGCGCAGACCGTAACTGCCGACAATGCAGACGCACTCTACGATCGCTACATCGTGCCGACCCCGGGGCGCGTCTACTGGGACGGTATCGTCAATCCGATGAGGATCGACTGGACCAACCCGGCAAGGCCCCCGTTGCTACTGATCAGCGGCGGCAAGGATCTCATCGCCGACGCCTCGATGACCCGGGCGATCTATCGCGAGCAACGCCGTGCACCGTCGCGAACGGAGTATGTGGAATTTCCCTTTCGGTCGCACTGGACGCTGCTCGACGAAGGATGGGAAGAGGTCGCCGATGCGGCGCTTGCCTGGGCGACGACAGCTTGA